From one Gracilinanus agilis isolate LMUSP501 chromosome 5, AgileGrace, whole genome shotgun sequence genomic stretch:
- the PDE6H gene encoding retinal cone rhodopsin-sensitive cGMP 3',5'-cyclic phosphodiesterase subunit gamma, whose translation MNDNNKLAPPVSGQGPTTPRKAPPKFKQRQTRQFKSKPPKKGVKGFGDDIPGMEGLGTDITVICPWEAFSHLELHELAQFGII comes from the exons atgaatgacaacaacaagTTGGCTCCTCCAGTCTCAGGCCAAGGTCCCACCACTCCACGCAAGGCACCCCCTAAATTTAAGCAGAGACAAACTCGACAATTCAAGAGCAAGCCTCCTAAGAAAGGTGTAAAAGG GTTTGGAGATGACATCCCAGGCATGGAGGGTCTTGGAACAG ATATTACGGTCATTTGTCCCTGGGAAGCCTTCAGTCACCTGGAATTACATGAGCTGGCCCAATTTGGCATCATCTAA